Proteins encoded within one genomic window of Cyprinus carpio isolate SPL01 chromosome A15, ASM1834038v1, whole genome shotgun sequence:
- the LOC109074576 gene encoding protein ALP1-like, with translation MLLCQFFGCILKMELTSAPKLRLSRQSIQSLIAAVKPECDHGWEKDVEVLVFLYWLAHGASYRVVSLTFDIPKSTVHDIVHRMSKTVIGILRQLIAFPSADDLEAVGAGFAQLAGSPAFRVVAGAIDGCHIRIKPPASDVQCYFNRKLFNSVQLQAITDHQGKFLDIFVGYPGSVHDARVLKNSPVYTGRLFPPAGKCILGDGGYPCLSAPICLMTPYREPVQNAVQARYNRKHSRARNIVERAFGMLKTRWRSIFFKALEVSPAFVPDVIACCTVLHNLCLSNGDIVDPEVAEDDDGPPEPCNTEASAGEHVRDDLAAAVSAPGNCVPALHEHDYL, from the coding sequence ATGCTGCTGTGCCAATTCTTCGGATGTATTTTGAAGATGGAGCTGACATCCGCCCCCAAACTCCGACTTTCACGGCAGTCCATCCAATCCTTGATTGCTGCAGTGAAACCTGAATGCGACCATGGCTGGGAAAAGGACGTTGAGGTGCTGGTGTTCCTTTACTGGCTGGCCCATGGAGCCTCATACCGGGTAGTGTCACTCACCTTTGACATCCCGAAGTCTACTGTGCACGACATTGTGCACAGAATGAGCAAGACAGTCATCGGGATTTTGAGGCAGCTCATCGCTTTCCCCAGTGCGGATGACCTGGAGGCGGTGGGAGCAGGTTTTGCCCAGCTGGCAGGGTCTCCAGCTTTTAGAGTAGTAGCTGGTGCTATAGATGGCTGTCACATCCGCATTAAACCACCAGCAAGTGATGTGCAGTGCTACTTTAATCGGAAGCTCTTTAATTCTGTACAGCTGCAGGCCATCACTGACCACCAGGGGAAGTTCCTCGACATTTTTGTGGGGTATCCTGGGTCTGTGCATGATGCCAGGGTGCTGAAGAACAGCCCTGTGTACACTGGCCGCCTGTTTCCACCTGCAGGAAAATGCATCCTTGGAGATGGTGGGTATCCTTGCCTGAGTGCGCCCATCTGCCTCATGACGCCATACAGAGAGCCTGTACAGAATGCTGTACAGGCTCGCTACAACAGGAAGCATTCTCGTGCACGGAACATCGTCGAGAGGGCCTTCGGGATGCTGAAAACACGCTGGCGTtccatttttttcaaggcactggAAGTCAGCCCTGCTTTTGTGCCAGATGTCATAGCATGCTGTACGGTGCTCCACAACCTCTGTCTTAGTAATGGGGACATAGTTGATCCAGAAGTTGCGGAGGATGACGATGGCCCACCTGAACCCTGCAACACAGAAGCCAGCGCAGGAGAGCATGTGCGGGACGATTTAGCTGCAGCGGTGTCTGCACCTGGCAACTGTGTGCCTGCTCTTCATGAGCACGATTACCTGTAG
- the LOC122147769 gene encoding calcium-activated chloride channel regulator 1-like, translating into KICISGVVQLNPPKPPVSEEPLEVGNFTRTATGESFEVKLSGTTPLNFPPNRITDLSAEIQEDTVLLSWTAPGEDLDQGTAKSYEIRWSFDLDMLRSSFSNGHAVNTAGISPQKAGSDEKYSFNLSFPIQNCITVIFAVQSKDNQNATSETSNIAQASKIPPGSPGVSNPCMNLIILVISVCVETMVLCFIVLVTRRAVKLRKRFAERKVALTIANKFQINPYA; encoded by the exons aaaatatgtatttcagGTGTTGTGCAGCTGAACCCTCCAAAGCCTCCAGTTTCTGAGGAACCACTTGAGGTGGGAAACTTCACCAGAACAGCCACCGGAGAGAGTTTTGAGGTGAAACTTTCAGGCACAACTCCACTAAACTTCCCTCCTAACAGAATCACAGATCTGAGTGCTGAGATCCAGGAGGACACTGTGCTTCTCAGCTGGACAGCACCTGGTGAGGACCTCGACCAAGGCACAG CTAAATCCTATGAGATCAGGTGGAGCTTTGACCTTGATATGCTTCGAAGCAGCTTCAGCAATGGTCATGCAGTCAATACAGCTGGCATCTCACCTCAGAAGGCTGGATCAGATGAAAAGTATTCATTCAATCTCAGTTTCCCAATCCAAAATTGCATCACAGTCATCTTTGCGGTTCAGTCTAAAGACAATCAAAATGCAACATCTGAAACATCTAACATTGCTCAAGCTTCAAAGATCCCCCCTGGTTCCCCAGGAGTATCAAACCCATGCATGAATTTAATAATTCTTgtaatttctgtgtgtgtggaaaCTATGGTCTTATGCTTTATTGTTCTTGTAACCAGAAGGGCAGTGAAACTCAGAAAACGCTTTGCTGAAAGGAAAGTGGCATTAACAATCGCAAACAAATTTCAAATCAATCCATATGCCTAA